A single region of the Changchengzhania lutea genome encodes:
- a CDS encoding acyl-CoA thioesterase — translation MRFHTRKWVKPEDLNPNGTLFGGRLLEWIDEEAALYTIIQLENQRVVTKYMSEIDFKSSAKQGDIIEIGIEIVKFGKASIVLSSEVRNKMTRETIITISNIVMVNLGDDGKAKPHGKNHIEFVKDRLD, via the coding sequence ATGAGATTTCACACTAGAAAATGGGTAAAACCTGAAGATTTAAATCCAAATGGAACATTATTTGGTGGCCGTTTATTAGAATGGATTGATGAAGAAGCGGCTTTATATACCATCATTCAATTAGAAAATCAGCGTGTTGTTACAAAATACATGAGTGAAATAGATTTTAAATCGAGTGCTAAACAAGGAGATATTATTGAAATCGGTATAGAAATCGTAAAATTTGGAAAAGCTTCAATCGTACTGAGCAGTGAAGTGAGAAATAAGATGACTAGGGAAACCATTATTACTATTTCCAACATCGTTATGGTTAATTTAGGAGATGATGGCAAAGCGAAACCACATGGAAAAAACCACATCGAATTTGTAAAAGATCGGTTGGATTAA
- a CDS encoding DUF72 domain-containing protein has protein sequence MKFGSVDNPETVDFTLPQDHPDTKRVLNLVKDDNLPEIYVGCAKWNRADLKGFYPRGTKDELAYYSRQFNSIELNATFYRIFPSDQFATWYDKTPEGFKFFPKLNQEISHWKRLNGTNEVVQNYLNNASNLKDKLGTIFLQMHSNFAPKDFDRVIAFVENWPKEFPLAIEFRHTNWYNDDSVANELYQLLESNNISNVIVDTAGRRGLMHMCLTNSTAFIRYVGANHPSDYTRLDDWVARLKTWKDQGIKEIDFFIHQNIEKESPLLSAYFIRKLNSELGYALTIPNDNSQQTLL, from the coding sequence ATGAAATTTGGAAGCGTAGATAATCCAGAAACTGTTGACTTTACTTTACCTCAGGATCACCCAGATACAAAGCGAGTATTGAATTTGGTAAAGGACGATAATTTACCAGAAATATACGTAGGATGTGCTAAATGGAATCGGGCAGACCTAAAAGGATTTTATCCCAGAGGCACGAAGGACGAATTGGCGTATTATTCAAGACAATTTAATTCTATTGAATTAAATGCTACTTTTTACAGAATTTTCCCTTCTGATCAATTTGCAACATGGTACGATAAAACCCCAGAAGGGTTCAAGTTCTTTCCTAAATTAAATCAAGAAATTAGTCATTGGAAACGATTGAATGGGACGAATGAAGTTGTTCAAAACTATTTAAATAATGCTTCGAATTTAAAAGATAAATTAGGTACTATTTTTCTTCAAATGCACAGTAATTTTGCTCCAAAGGATTTTGACAGGGTTATTGCTTTTGTCGAAAACTGGCCAAAAGAATTCCCACTAGCCATTGAATTCAGACACACAAATTGGTACAATGACGACTCTGTAGCCAATGAATTATATCAACTTTTAGAATCAAATAACATATCCAACGTAATTGTCGATACAGCAGGAAGACGGGGTTTAATGCATATGTGTTTAACAAATTCAACAGCTTTCATTAGATATGTAGGAGCAAATCACCCATCGGATTACACGCGTTTGGATGATTGGGTTGCGCGTTTAAAAACATGGAAAGATCAAGGGATAAAAGAAATTGACTTTTTTATTCATCAAAACATTGAAAAAGAGTCTCCGCTTTTATCAGCCTATTTTATAAGAAAACTTAATTCTGAATTAGGCTATGCGTTAACCATCCCAAATGACAATTCACAACAAACATTATTATAG